Genomic window (Paenibacillus sp. PK3_47):
AACCCGGCCAAGGCATGGAGCGGCTATACCGTCTATCAGGCAGGCGAAGAGGGAGTCGTGCTGATCGATATGAACGGCAAAGAGGTGCATCTGTGGAAGGGACTGCTGGGTTTCCCGGCCAAAATCCTCCCCGGAGGCTACGTGCTGGGCAGCACGGGCAGAAGAGATCCAAAGTTCGGCATCCAGGATAATGTCGATCTGGTGCAGGTGGATTGGGACGGCAATATTGTCTGGAAGTTTAACGGCTATGAGCACATTGAGGACCCCGGCTATGAACCGCTGTGGTATGCCCGCCAGCATCATGACTATCAGCGGGAAGGCAATCCGGTAGGCTACTATGCCCCTGGCCTTGAACCTAAAGTACACAGCGGCAAAACGCTGATCCTCGCCCACAAGAATCTGCATAATCATGAAATCTCCAATAAAGAGCTGCTGGATGACACGATTATCGAAGTGGACTGGGAAGGAAATATCACCTGGGAGTGGCAGGCCAGCGATCACTTTGCCGAGCTCGGGTTTGATGAAGCGGCCCGCAATGTATTGTTCCGCGATCCCAACACCCGTTCCTTCGGTCACTTGGGCGGCGGTGTAGGCGACTGGCTGCATATTAACTCGGCTTCCTATGTAGGACCGAATAAATTTTATGATAACGGAGACGAGCGTTTCCACCCGGACAACATTATCTGGGATGCCCGTGAAGCGAACATTATCGCCATCACCGACAGAGCGACGGGAGCCATTGTCTGGCGGCTTGGACCGGACTACTCCCTGCCTGAGGTGAAGCATATCGGCTGGATTATCGGCCAGCATCATGCCCATATCATTCCGAAGGGCCTGCCGGGTGAAGGCAACCTGCTCGTATTTGATAACGGCGGCTGGGGCGGTTACGGACTGCCGAACCCTGCATCCCCTTATGGCCAGAAAAATGCAGTACGCGACCACTCGCGGATTCTGGAGATCAACCCGGTAACGTTCGAGATCGAGTGGCAGTACACTTCGGCGGAAGCCGGATTCTCTGTCCCTACCGACTCCTATAAATTTTACAGTCCGTACATCAGCTCGGCCCAGCGCCTTCCGAACGGCAATACGCTGATTACAGAAGGCTCAAACGGCAGACTGTTCGAGGTTACAGCAGAGCATGAAATCGTCTGGGAGTATATCTCTCCTTACACAGACCGCAGAAATACGAATATGGTCTACCGTTCCTACCGTGTGCCTTATACGTGGGTACCGCAGATCGAGAAGCCGCAGGAAACCGCAATTGATCCGATAGATGTAACCACCTTCAGAGTACCGGGTGCCGCGCCGAAGGGCTCGGATTCTGTAGTAAGTGTAGCGACCACGCTGCCGTTTGTGGAGGGAGCCGCCTGTGTCGCTACGGCAGATGAGGGTGTCCTTCAGAACAAAGGTTAGACTATTACTCAAACAAAGAGGTGAATCGTTTTGAAAAAAACAGGAACATGGTATAGTTCAGCCTTTCTGCTCTTATCCTTATCACTTGTTGTTATTCTGTCCGGCTGCAGCTCCAAGGGAGATGCGGCGGCTTCTGAAGGAGCTGCAGGCAGCCAGCCCGCAGCCTTAAAGATTAAAATCGCCGACACCAACACCAACCCGGTTTTCCGGGTTGCGGCGGATAAGGGATTTTTCAAAAACCATGGCATTGACGCGGAAATCATCACTTTCGCATCTCCGGCAGAGGGCGTAAACGCCCTGTTTATCAAACAGGTGGATGTAGCGTACGGTGCAGATTTTCCGGTGCTGAATGCAGTGTCGAAGGGCGGATATTCCATTATTGCTTCCGCAGGCCAGGCTACAGATCAGGCCGCTGCAGCCTGGAAGCTTTACGTAAGGGATGAAATCAAGTCTGCGGCAGATCTGAAGGGCAAGAACCTCAGCTTTATCCGGGGAACCTTTATTCCGTATCTGTGGGATGAGTATCTGAAAGAGCAGGGGGTTGCACTAAGCGACGTAACTCTGACTGGTCAGGGCGGTTTTGATGAAGCCTTTATTGCGCTCAAGCAGGGTGACATTGATGCGGCCTGGGTGATCGGTTCGGCGCTCGTTGACAAGCTCGCTGCGCTGGAAGGCGTGCATGAGCTGAGCGATATGTCCAAAACCCCTGTGCGGCTCGGTATGGGAATTGTAAGCGGAGATGAATTTATTAAAGGAAATCCGGAAGGGATCGGCGCATTCCTGGCAGCGGTGGATGAAGCCTCAACTTATGCCCAGGAGCATCCTGAGGAAGTGGCAGAGCTGATGTACAGGGAAGTGAAGCAGCCGAAGGAGAATACGCTGAAGGATCTGCCTTTAAATCCATGGATCATCGGCTTCACCCCCGCAGCTTATGAAAGTCTGGCCGGCCAGAAGAAATACATGATCGAAGCGGGAATCATCGAGAAGGATTTTGATCTGGAGAGCACCATTCATCTGGAGCCGCTGAAGCAGGTGCTGCCGGATACAGTGACTTACGGTAATTAATATCAACCAACTTTTTCAGGAGGTGTCCACATGGCTTTAACTGCCAGGCAGAATGCCATCCATATCGAGCAGCTGCGCAAAAGCTACAGCGAACCTGCAGCCGGAGACGTCCATTACATTATCAAAGATGTCAATCTTGTGATTAAAGGCGGGGAGTTTTTCGTACTGCTCGGCCCGAGCGGCTGCGGAAAATCGACACTGCTGAATATGATTGCCGGGTTCGTCTCCAAATCTGGAGGCAACCTGCGGGTGGATAATGTGGAAGTGAACAAACCCGGACGGGACCGTGCCGTTGTATTCCAGCAGGCGGACTCTTCCCTGTTCCCGTGGCTGACCGTGCGTGAGAACGTGGAGTTCGGACTGCGGATGAAAAAGACGCCCAAAGGCGAGCGGCGCAGCATTTCGGACCGGTATATCGGTCTGGTCGGCTTAAAAGGCCATGAGGAGAAATACCCCAAGGAGCTGTCAGGCGGCATGAAGCAGCGTGTGCAGCTGGCGCGGGTGCTGGCGAACGATCCGGCCATTCTGCTGATGGATGAACCGTTCGGTGCGCTGGATGCAATGACCCGGCGGACGATGCAGAAGGAGCTCGTGAACATTTGGCGCGAGACGCACAAGACCGTAATTTTTGTGACCCATGATATCCAGGAGGCACTGCTGCTTGGTGAACGGATCGGCATTATGTCTGTCGGCCCATCCTCGAACATTACCGATATTTACGACAACACGCTGCCTTTTCCGCGGGATGTCGCCTCACCGGAGTTCTACTCGCTGTACAACCAAATTCAGGGCCATTTCGAAGAATAGGATAGGGTGTGAAGCATGATGAAGTGGATTGAGAAAAAATGGGTTTCCGTCACGCTGCTGTGGCTGGCCGCACTCTGCATCTGGCAGCTTGGCGCGCTGATCTACGGACCTGACGTCATTCCCGGACCCTGGGCTACGCTCCAGGGCGGACGGGAGCTGATTGCGGACGGGACGCTCATGCAGTATATCGGAATCAGCTTTTACCGTGTGCTGGTCGGGTGGGTGCTGGGCAGTCTGCTGGCCATTCCTGTAGGTCTGATTATCGGAAAGGTCCATGTGATCCGTATTTTCGCGGAGCCGTTCCTGAATTTTATCCGGTTCATTCCGCCGATCGCCTTCATCACGCTGTTCCTGGTCTGGTTCGGCATCGGGGAGCAGTCCAAAATCGCGCTGATCATGTACGCAACCTTCTTCATTGTCGTGCTGAATACGCTGACTGGCGTTATGTCTGTCGAGGAGGATAAAATCCGTTCCGCCCGCAGTATGGGGGCAAGCGAGTGGCAGATTCTGCTGCACGTCATTGTTCCGGCTACGACCCCGTATATTTTTACCGGTGTGCGTCTGGCTATGGGGACTTCCTATATGGCGATTATCGGGGCGGAAATGATTGCTTCCAACGAAGGTGTAGGCTATCTCATCTGGAATTCGCGGCTGTTTTTCCGGACGGACTGGATTTTTGTCGGGCTGTTCTGCCTGGGTTTTATGGGCTTTTTTACAGACCGGCTGTTCAATTGGTTCGGCCGCAAGGTGCTGTACCGTTACGGTGTGGTTAGTGCGGCGGCGCGGAAGCGGTAGTCTCTATAAAGAGCGGCATATTGATAAAGCAGCGGCCTGGAACAGCGGGCGGCTGCCCTGCTGCGTTGCAGCCGGGGCATAGCTGCAGCTTATGTGCGGTCTGCTGTCTTTTGGCCAAACACAGAGATTGCCGACTGAATCACAAAAGAAGCATACAGGCTGAAGATATACAAAGCTTCCAGTTTATAGGCAGGCAGCGCGGTGAGCAGCAGTCCGGCACTGTTAAACAGTGCAAGCCGTAAAGCAGTAGAGCGGCACAATTTCGCCAGAGCAAAATTCAGGACACTCACGACGAGGTTATAGAAGTAGACAAGGAGAAAGATAAGCAGAAAATCAAATCCCCAGGAAACCACAAATGAGCCCCAGTGAATGAATGAAGCGGCTATACCTGCAAAGATGAGGCTGACGACCAGTGAGATAACCGTTGTATTTAAAAAAAGCTCCCGATATGCCCTGTTCATGTTCATTATTGATCCCTCCATACTGCTGGAAACCTTTAATTCTGTACATAGTGACGCTTGAGAACCATTTAAGTTTCTAAGGATGGTGCAATTTCCCGGACGGGCTGCTGTTCATGGTATAATGGGAAGGATTCAGGCGGTACTATTGAAAGGGGCATTGCTCTATATGGAAGTAACAGCGCAGGAAGTAGCCGAATGGATGGTCAAGGAGATCCGATTCACCGGAACCCTTCACCAGACGGCCGCGATTGAATATGTGAAGGCAAACTTTGGGGAGCAGTTCGTCTTTGTGAACGAGAACGGCAACGCCTCATTATCCAAGGATGTGAAGAAAGCTTTCCGCAAGCTGCACGGCGGGAGAATTGCCTGGGACCGTGACGGATTTATGTGGGCCTGGACCTGATCCCTTTCTTTGCGGGCGGACAATATACAGTCATTATAAAGAGACCGTTGCGGTGGGCGCAACGGTCTTTTTGATATGTGCCTGCTACACAGGAACCTCCCGGGTGCTCTTCTCCATGGGGGAGCTGCAGAGCGGACAGGGCTTGGAGGACAGATGGTCCTCGGCCCCGCCGGCCTTCATCCGGGTCCAGCCCTTGCAGGCTGCGCTGGCGCAGTTCCAGACGGGAACAGTGTGGGTTCTTGTTCCGGAAGGCCTGCCCCCTGGCCGTACCGCCGCCGCCGGCCGGCTGCGGGGGCCCGACGCTGCGGAAGGAGCGGAGGCTGGTGCAGCTGAACGGAAAGCGGAGAGCATGAAGCGGGAGACTTCCGCCTTTTTGCCGCGGTGTCTTGCCGGGGAGCTGATGAACAGCTCCTCCCGGGCTCTTGTAACCGCTACGTAAGCCAGTCTGCGCTCCTCCTCCAGCGCCGCCATGGCAGCATTTGCCGCAGCCTTGTCGACTACTACGGCTCCGGACCTGGCCGGTTTCCGCTCCTTCAGCCGTTCGCTCTCCAGCGCAGAGCTGTGCGGAAGAATGCCTTCGGAGGCCCCGATCAGAAAGACTACGGGGAATTCCAGTCCCTTGGATTTATGGATGGTCATCAGGGCTACCCGGTTGCCCTGCTCCTTGAGACCGGGCTGGCGGCTCAGTTCGCTGCGCTCGGTAATATTATCGATGAACTCCAGAAAGACGGGAATGCTGCTGAACCGCTCCGCCGAAGCTTCAAGCTCGTCCAGCATTTCCTTCAGCGTCTCCCGGTGCAGGGTAGCCTGATGGCGCTCATTGGCTTCAATGAAATGATCATAAAATTTCGTGCGGATCTGGCGGATCGCCTGCAGCGGAGTTACACCGGCAAGTCCGCGGATCAGCTCCAGCCGTTCCCGCAGCTTCGCGCCCTTGAAATCCTCCATCCCCGGCAGCGAGAGCAGATGGATCAGCGGTCCCTGCTTCGGCTGGACTGCCTCCATCCGGCGGATGTGCTCCATCCCTTTCTCCCGGTTCATGTACAGCGTCGGCAGGATGTTCTCCATGGCGGCGAAATCACGCCGGTTCATCGACAGCCGCAGATGGTCCAGTACAGGTGAAATGAGCCAGTGCTCATACAGCAGCTGGCCTTCCCCGTAATCAACATAGGGAACATCCCGCAGCAGCAGGCGCTCCAGAATGGCCCGGTTGCTGCTGGATGCCCGGTACAGCAGGGCGAAGTCACGGTATTCCCTGTCTCCGCTGCTGACCTCGCTGATGATATGCTCAATAATCTGCTCGGCTTCCTCGTCTGCAGTCTGCGGGCGGAAATATCGGGGCTGGCGGCCGGTGCCCCTTGCCGCCTGCAGGGTCTTGGAGCGCCGCCGCGTGTTATGGCGGATAATCCCGTTGCCCAGACCGACAATCGCCGGTCCTGAACGGTAATTGATGTCCAGAGTGATCACCTTAGCATTCTTGTACAGCTTCTCGAACTCCAGAATGAACTCGCTGCGTGCCCCGTTAAAGGAGTAGATCGTCTGGTCATCATCGCCGACCACCATCAGATTCTGCTGCGGGTAGGCAATCATTTTGACGAGTTCATATTGCAGCGCATTCGTATCCTGGAACTCATCCACCATTACATATTGATATTTCTGCTGCAGCTCCTGCAGCAGGACAGGCTGCTGTTTAAGCATCCGGTAGGCGAACAGCAGCACATCATCAAAATCCATTTTGAAATGATCGGTTTTCCACTGCTCATAACGCAGCAGAATGGCCTTCATTTCCTGCTCGGCCGGCGTATTCTCCGGCAGTTCCTCCGGTTCACCCATATTCATTTTGCAGGAGGAGAGCAGGGCAAGCAGCGTCTCCGGGGGATAGGCGTCCTTCGGCAGGCCAAGCTCCCGCATAATCTGCTTCAGCAGAATGTGCTGGCGCCGGGTCTCAGAGAAGATATCCTGCTGCAGCCCCTGGCGGCGCAGGAAGTACAGGAAGAAGGAATGGAAGGTGCGGGCCTGCAGCCGGGCAGCATCGTCCTTGCTCACGCCCGGCAGCAGGGCGATCCGCTCGCGCATTTCCGCTGCTGCCTTGCTGGAGAAGGTCAGCAGCAGCAGCCGGCCTGGCGCAATGCCGCGCACAGACAGCAAATAACCGGTTCTGCAGATCAGCACCGAGGTTTTACCGGAGCCGGCTCCGGCCAGGGTCAGCAGCGGTCCCTGGAAATGCCGGACGGCGGCGATCTGCGGCTGGTTCAGCAGAATTCCGCCTTCCTCCAGCCTGCGGAAGTAAGCGGCATCGGCATCCTCCGGTTTTACCATTTCGCGGCTGGTCCGTGCCGACGCTACCGCGGCCTGGGGGATGCGTTCGCCGCTGGCGCCCAGCGGTATATTATGAAATAAAAGCTTGTTCATTGAATTCACCTTCGTTTATTAACATTGCAGTTATAAAGTTATAGTCAGGATTTTAGCCAATCTACACTATACCACTGTGTTTCCCTCTCTGTATAGAAACCCGGAGGCTGTTATTTTGAAAGAAATGCTGGAGAAATAAGCAAAATTTGCTGGAGGGTGAGATGAAAAATCAAATAACTGCAGAGCTCAGAATGTAGAGGGTGGGCGGGACTAAGGATGAGAGGGCTGGTGGAGTGAATGGGGACATGCGGAAACTCGATAATATGCAGGGCAGGCCGGGCCAAGGCTCCAGTGGCTGGAATCCATAGCAACTGATCGACACCCACGGCCGAGTTTACATACACTTGGTCTTTTGAGCGCCGCAGGGGCACAATGTATTAGAAACTCCGCATACACTTGGCCCTTTTGTGGCCCAACGGCACGGTATACACGGTATATAGGTTATTCCGTGCGCCCGGCGCTATTTTATCCTGCTAAGAATGTAATTGGCCTTACGCTCGAACCTGCGGGGATTCTCCTCTTTGATTTCCTCCAGCAGAAAGGCGAGGCTCCGTTGTACCTGCGGCGGCATGCCGCTGGCAATAGCGGCGTAGTCCTTGAGCCAGTGGTCTTCATTCAGTATTCTCTTGTTCAAAATAATGGCCCAGTTGCGGGCCGTTTCCAGCATATCCGGCAGCGACTCCAGCAGCTGGGTCAGATACATTTCCTGCTGGTAGCTCTCTACAAAATGCACGAGGCTGAACATAACCTCCTCCTGCTCGGTTTCGTCGTCGAACACTTTGAAAATCTGCCGGATGACGTCATCCTCCATATTACCGGCCAGACCCTCCAGTGCCTGATCAAACCGCTCGAATTCAAGCTCCGTACGCAGCAGCCGGTTCTCATACAGCTGGGCAATTCCGGGATACATGATCATTGAACCTTACCTTCCGGGTCCTGCTGCTTCTCCAGAAGATGCCGCAGTCCGGCGGCGACACCATGCTCTGCATTGCTCAGTGTAATGAAATCGGCGGTTTCCTTGAGAATCGGAGCGGCATTCTCCATCGCAATTTTATAACCGGCCATTTCAAACATCGGCAGATCGTTGTAGCTGTCGCCCATTACGGCCACCTGTTCCGGCGGGATGCCGAAATGGGCGGCAAGCATGCCGACAGCGGCGCCTTTATTAGCATCCTGATGGTTGACTTCAATATTGTTCACATGGGATGCGGTGATGATCAGGCCGGGAATGGCCGCAAACCGTGTCGAGGCTTCCTTCAGCAGCTCCCGGTTCAATGAAAAAGCCAGCGTTTTATAGATGACGTTCTCCTCTTTGCTCCAAATCTCTTCCATGCTCTCTACATAGGTAACAGCGGCCTGCTGAAACTGCTGGTCGATCATCGCCTTCAGCAGCCAGCTGACTTCTTCGGGTACCTCTTCATCGCTCAGCGAGGATAACTTCTCCAGCCTTACCCGCTTGTTAAGCTCTACATACACATTGTCTTCGGTATACACCTCGTAATACAAATCGGGTATTTCATTCATCCAGCGCAGTGCAGGAATGATGTCTTCTTTGTTCAGCGGCTTGCTCGCCGCGATAGTCCGGTCAGGCAGTGTCACTACCGCTCCGTTCAGGCTGACTACAGGGCATTCCAGGTCTGCCAGCCGCAGCTGCCGTTCAGCATCCATATATGAGCGTCCGGTGGCGATCATTACAATATGCCCCAGCTTCTGTGCCTGAACAATGGCTTCCCGGTTCTCGGGGCTAATATTGCCCTCCTCATTCAGCAGTGTTCCATCCATATCAAGTGCAATCAGCATGATGTTATACTCCTTTTTTTGCGTATTGTGGTAAAATGGTGCCCCTTCATGGGCCGTGAAATCGTTGCTTGTATCTTATCATTAATTATCTGAAAGTAAAAAATCCATTTTCAAGCAGATGTGATAAAAAGGCTGCAGCGGGGTAATAAAGGGGGCTTTCGAAAAATGATTTCACACGTGGTACAATGGGATTCAGACCAACAAGCGAACGGCCGGGTTATGCAGGCCGCGCCCTGCTGACCGGGACTGGGGTGTTTCGCCTGTCCGCAGAAAGTGCAGCTTGAGTTGTATGTAGGGGGGATAGCAATGAAATCCAGGAATTTAGCTACTATATCGCTTGCCTTTATGGCCTGCGGTTTTCTGATTACCCTGTTTTTACCGGAGAATCTGGCAGTCATTCTGCTGAGAGGAGGCTTCGAGGCGGGGCTTGTCGGCGGGATCGCCGACTGGTTTGCAGTTACCGCATTGTTCCGTCATCCGCTGGGCCTGAAGATACCGCATACTTCACTTCTGCTCAAGAACCGGGATAAGATTGTGCAGTCACTGATCTCGGCCATGGAGACTGAACTGCTGAACAAGCAGAGCATTGAGAACAAGCTGGGCAAAATCAAATTTGTCAGGCTCGGCAGCACAATGCTTACGAAGTTTCTGGCGAGAAGAAAGGTCAGAACTGAAATTTTGCAGCAGGCCCGTGCTGTAGTGCTCCGGCTTCCGGTAGAGAAGGCGGTGCCTTACCTCCAATCAGCCGCAGCGGATTACCTCCGCCAAGCTGAGCTTGGTACTGCGGCTGATACGATCCTTACCAGACTGATGAATGACGGCAAGGATGTTGCCGCACTGGATTACGCGCTTGAAGGGATTTCGGGCTGGAGCAGCCGTCCTGAAACGAAAGCCCTGCTTGGCAGGATCGCCAGTGAAAAGCTGGCGGAAGTGAAGCTCGGAGGACTCAAGGGCATGGCTTTTCAGGCTTTTGTCGGATTTGTGGATGCCGATATGCTGGGAGAAATGCTCCAGGGCATGCTGCAGTCCGGAATCCGTGATTTCCGTGAGGAGGACAGCCCGTACCGTGAGCAGGTCATCCGGGAAATCCGTGTTGCCCTGTTCCAGCTGGTGAACGATGAGTCTAAGATTGCACAGCTCAAGGAGTGGGCGCTCGGCGAGCTTCAGGGAGAAGCGGCAGGAGAGTTCGTGCAGCAGCAGCTGGAACTGCTCCGCGGCAAAGCCGTTACATTGCTGGATGAAGAAAGCGCTGCTGGGGGCCGCAGGCTGTTCTCGCTGTACGCCATGCTTGTTCGCCGCATCAGCAGGGAGCAGGAATGGATTCAGAGCTGGGAAGACCGGATCCGCGGCTCGCTCCTTTCCTTTGTCGAAGCCAATCACTACCGGATCGGAGTTCTGGTCAAAGAAAACCTTGATCAGATGGACGATGCAACCCTGGTGGACATGCTGGAGAGCAAGGTGGGCAAGGATCTGCAGTGGATTCGTGTCAACGGCGCAGTTTGCGGCTTTGTAGTAGGCCTTGTGCTTACGGTAGCCCAGCTGTTTTAAAGAACGGAAGATAAAGAGGCAGCATAACACCTCTGAAGGCAGGCTTGCCGACAGAGAATGTTATGCTGCCTTTTTCCATTGAATCTGTGGACCGCTGCGTAATGCTGACTACAGCAGATTTTTACCGTTACTGATGGTGAAGGCCTCCAGCACCGGGAGTACAAAGATTTTGCCGTCACCGAAGGAACCTTGTTCACCGGTCCGCGCGGTTCTCATGATAATGCTGATGACATCCTCCTTCTCATCATCATTGATTACGATCATCAGCATCTTTTTGGAGATTTGATTGTAGTGGTTGGTTCCCACCTGAATGCCCTTCTGTTTGCCGCGTCCCAGCAGATCCATCTTGCTGATCGAGGGAAAGCCCGCGAGCATCAATTCCGCCATAACTTCATCCGCCTTCTCGGGCCTGATGATTGCCTTAATCATTAACATCACAATGCACCCTTTCTACAGCCAAAAATGTGTTGTAGGGGTAGCCTTAATGGCGACGCTTACAATAACAATATAATATTGGCTGCCTGCCATATCCTGCGATAAGGGTCACAAATTCCATCTGACACTTTGTCGCATGGCAGAGAAGCCCTTACTGCTGACTCCCCTGCTTCTGCGGCAAAATGGAACGGTAACGTTCCTCCAGCTGCTGAGCGGTATGCTGCCACTCGAAGGTCCGCAGCGCGTCGCTGCGCCCCTGCATGCCAATCTTTGCCGCCAGCCCCTGATTGCGTGCAATCCGAAGTATCGTTCTGGCAAAAGGGGCTGCCTCACGGTAATGCTCAACCAGATAACCGTTTCGGCCCGACTCAATGATCTCGCGGATGCCTCCGTTACTTGAAGCAATGACCGGCAGCCCCGAGGCCATAGCCTCCACATTTACGAGACCAAAGGATTCATGTCTCTGGGAAGGGCAGACGAAGCAGTCGGCAGCCTGATACAGGCCGTGAATATCCTCATGGTTGATATTGCCTGTAAAAGTCGCGGATACGCCCAGTCTCCGGGCCATTAATTTCAGCCGCCGCACATATTTGGGCTTGCCGTGTCCGGCAATAATCAGATGGGCCGGCAGGCGCTTATTTAGAAGGGCTGTAGCCCGGATCAGCACTGGAACGCCTTTGCGCGGGATTAACCGGCCGACAAACAGTACGGTGAATACTGCAGGAAGCCCGTAGTGCCTGCGGAGCCGCTGCCGCTCTGCGGCTTCAAGAGGGGTGAAGCGGCTCAGGTCTGCGCCGAGCGGGACCACGCTGAGCTTCCTGCTGAGGCCGGGAAAACGGCGGCCAAGCTTATGCTGCAGCGAGCGGCTGTTGACGGCAATAATGTCAGCTCTGGCAAGACTGCGGGCAATTCTGGATTCCGCGGGCACGAATGTCAGCGAGTGAAGGAAGAGCAGCACAGGGGTCCGGGGATGCTGCCGTTTCACGGCTGCCATCAGCAGCGGACGGTTATCAATCTGGATGACATCGAAGGATTCCTTCTCCAGAAATGTAAGGACAGAAGCTTCATAACGGGCGGGGCTGCCTGAAGGCAAGCGGCAGATTCTCACCTGCTCCAGCTCGGCCGATTCAGGCAGTCCCGGTGATTTCCGGCTCAGAACAGTTACTTTGTGCCTGCGGGCCAGCTTCCTGGCAATCGCCCAGATGCAGATCTCCACCGAACCGTTGCCCGGTACCGGAAACTGCTCCGGCGCTATGATACAAATATGCATGGTGTAAGCCTCCTCAAGGCCAGCTGTCGGACATCACTCTACCTACCATATGCGGGCTGGCAGAAGGAAGATACAACGATAAGGGATTAAGCGGCAATTTGTCTGCCGGTACTTGATATCACTGCGGCAACCTTCTGCTCCAGTTCAATAATCCTCTGCTTGCAGGCGTTCATTTCACGGTATCCGGACAGGAGTGAGGACAGGGATGATGCAGTCAGAGAAGTATTTTGCTTGCGGATCGCTGTCTTGAACTCGCTGAAGTCTGCAGATATCCTTTTGTTAAGCGAAACGGCGACACTTTTCTGGGATTTGATAGAAGCCTGCGGGCTTTCAATACCGGAGAGTATTTTACGGGCGGCGGTCATTTTTTGGGTACGCGCATTCTTGGCGGCTTTCAATTGCGCTTCCTTATCACGGATATCCTGGCGGGCCAGCTGGACAAGAATCTTCATGGCATCTGCCTGGCTCTTCAGCACGGAGTTCAAGGTTTTGTCCTTCAGCCCCTTGAGCAGCGTGATCCGGCGGTTAAGTGCTGTGTATTGATCAAATAAGGGCTGATAACGCTGTTTGGTACTGTTTAGAGAAGCGGTCAGCTGGGTAACAGTAGACTGGTCAATCTCCTTTATTTTTTCTTTTACAACAAGTAATGCCTGTGTATTACTGTC
Coding sequences:
- a CDS encoding DUF445 domain-containing protein encodes the protein MKSRNLATISLAFMACGFLITLFLPENLAVILLRGGFEAGLVGGIADWFAVTALFRHPLGLKIPHTSLLLKNRDKIVQSLISAMETELLNKQSIENKLGKIKFVRLGSTMLTKFLARRKVRTEILQQARAVVLRLPVEKAVPYLQSAAADYLRQAELGTAADTILTRLMNDGKDVAALDYALEGISGWSSRPETKALLGRIASEKLAEVKLGGLKGMAFQAFVGFVDADMLGEMLQGMLQSGIRDFREEDSPYREQVIREIRVALFQLVNDESKIAQLKEWALGELQGEAAGEFVQQQLELLRGKAVTLLDEESAAGGRRLFSLYAMLVRRISREQEWIQSWEDRIRGSLLSFVEANHYRIGVLVKENLDQMDDATLVDMLESKVGKDLQWIRVNGAVCGFVVGLVLTVAQLF
- a CDS encoding P-II family nitrogen regulator yields the protein MLMIKAIIRPEKADEVMAELMLAGFPSISKMDLLGRGKQKGIQVGTNHYNQISKKMLMIVINDDEKEDVISIIMRTARTGEQGSFGDGKIFVLPVLEAFTISNGKNLL
- a CDS encoding glycosyltransferase family 4 protein, which translates into the protein MHICIIAPEQFPVPGNGSVEICIWAIARKLARRHKVTVLSRKSPGLPESAELEQVRICRLPSGSPARYEASVLTFLEKESFDVIQIDNRPLLMAAVKRQHPRTPVLLFLHSLTFVPAESRIARSLARADIIAVNSRSLQHKLGRRFPGLSRKLSVVPLGADLSRFTPLEAAERQRLRRHYGLPAVFTVLFVGRLIPRKGVPVLIRATALLNKRLPAHLIIAGHGKPKYVRRLKLMARRLGVSATFTGNINHEDIHGLYQAADCFVCPSQRHESFGLVNVEAMASGLPVIASSNGGIREIIESGRNGYLVEHYREAAPFARTILRIARNQGLAAKIGMQGRSDALRTFEWQHTAQQLEERYRSILPQKQGSQQ